In one Aggregicoccus sp. 17bor-14 genomic region, the following are encoded:
- a CDS encoding alpha/beta fold hydrolase, protein MLSVTSRDGTRIAFSRVGEGPALILVDGAMCYRAHGPMTALAASLAPHFTVYTYDRRGRGESGDTAPYAPAREVEDLAALLGVAGGSASLFGLSSGAALALDAAQALGARVQRLALYEAPFIVDDSRPPVSAEALAQLNLYLTGGHRSAAVKLFLRLVGMPALLVPLMPLLPGWSKGTAIAHTLRYDLAELLRGTQDGTPLPRERWRSVSVPTLALVGGKSPAWMHRAMEAVAALLPQVQLRALPGQSHLLKAEALAPVLVEFLSASPLPLGEGQGEGLSSPA, encoded by the coding sequence ATGCTCAGCGTGACATCCAGGGACGGGACCCGCATCGCCTTCAGCCGGGTGGGGGAGGGGCCCGCGCTCATCCTCGTGGACGGCGCCATGTGCTACCGGGCGCACGGCCCGATGACGGCGCTGGCGGCGAGCCTCGCGCCGCACTTCACCGTCTACACCTACGATCGCCGGGGCCGCGGCGAGAGCGGCGACACCGCGCCCTACGCGCCGGCGCGCGAGGTGGAGGACCTCGCGGCCCTGCTCGGCGTGGCGGGTGGCAGCGCGAGCCTCTTCGGCCTCTCCTCCGGTGCAGCGCTCGCGCTGGACGCGGCGCAGGCGCTGGGCGCGCGGGTGCAGCGGCTCGCACTCTACGAGGCCCCCTTCATCGTGGATGACAGCCGCCCGCCCGTCTCCGCGGAGGCGCTCGCGCAGCTGAACCTGTACCTCACCGGGGGCCATCGAAGCGCGGCGGTGAAGCTGTTCCTGCGCCTGGTGGGGATGCCCGCCCTCCTCGTCCCGCTCATGCCCCTGCTGCCGGGCTGGTCGAAGGGCACCGCCATCGCCCACACGCTGCGCTACGACCTGGCGGAGCTGCTGCGCGGCACGCAGGACGGGACGCCGCTGCCGCGCGAGCGCTGGCGCTCGGTGTCCGTGCCCACGCTCGCGCTGGTGGGTGGCAAGAGCCCCGCGTGGATGCACCGCGCGATGGAGGCCGTGGCCGCGCTGCTCCCGCAGGTGCAGCTGCGCGCGCTGCCGGGTCAGTCGCACCTGCTGAAGGCCGAAGCCCTCGCGCCCGTGCTCGTGGAGTTCCTCTCAGCGTCCCCGCTCCCTCTGGGAGAGGGTCAGGGTGAGGGATTGAGCTCTCCGGCGTAA